A region of Phytohabitans rumicis DNA encodes the following proteins:
- the fxsT gene encoding FxSxx-COOH system tetratricopeptide repeat protein has translation MIISRSAAFKGVAVPVGIHVFSRAESVAMIRQNLPTLSEMDADRLADALGDLPLALAQAVGYMDETRMPVRDYLAEMSGHARDVMGQNRAPGYPVSLAAAIEISVTRLETEDPAGVALLRMCAHLAPEPVPLTWFTPTAIDDDPLAAVVAAPMAFRRTLSRLARLGLLRLTEETIQLHRLTQAVLRDLGTPQQNTATRQQAEDLVASVADDNGTDPPTWPRWAVLLPHLLALDPADRGPVLRDAAHNAVWYLISRAEYRTALPLAETCHQRWYTDLGPDNLDTLRAATDLAVALWGMGENERARALDEDTLTRRRRVLGDDHPDTLTSASNLAADLRLLGEHEQARALDEDTLTRRRRVLGDDHPDTLTSANNLAEDLRVLNEDTPA, from the coding sequence GTGATCATCTCACGCAGCGCCGCGTTCAAGGGCGTCGCCGTGCCGGTTGGGATCCACGTGTTCAGCCGGGCCGAGTCGGTGGCCATGATTCGACAGAACCTGCCCACGCTGTCCGAAATGGACGCCGACCGGTTGGCCGACGCGCTGGGTGACCTGCCGCTGGCCTTGGCACAGGCGGTGGGCTACATGGACGAGACACGGATGCCGGTCCGGGACTACCTGGCCGAGATGTCCGGCCACGCCCGGGACGTGATGGGTCAGAACCGGGCGCCCGGCTACCCGGTGTCGCTGGCCGCGGCGATTGAGATCTCGGTAACCCGGCTGGAGACCGAGGATCCCGCCGGGGTGGCGCTGCTGCGCATGTGTGCACACTTGGCGCCGGAGCCGGTGCCGCTGACGTGGTTTACCCCGACCGCGATCGACGACGATCCCCTCGCCGCGGTGGTGGCCGCGCCGATGGCGTTCCGGCGGACCCTGAGCCGCCTGGCCCGGCTGGGACTGCTCCGGCTCACAGAGGAGACCATCCAGCTGCACCGGCTCACCCAGGCCGTGCTGCGCGACCTAGGCACGCCACAGCAGAACACCGCCACCCGGCAACAGGCCGAGGACCTGGTCGCCAGTGTGGCCGACGACAACGGCACCGATCCGCCCACCTGGCCGCGCTGGGCGGTGCTTCTGCCACATCTACTCGCTCTTGACCCGGCCGACCGTGGACCGGTCCTCCGAGACGCCGCCCATAACGCGGTGTGGTATTTGATCTCGCGTGCGGAGTACCGGACCGCGTTGCCACTCGCCGAGACGTGCCATCAACGCTGGTATACCGACCTTGGCCCGGACAACCTCGACACGCTACGTGCAGCGACAGATCTCGCAGTCGCCCTTTGGGGTATGGGTGAGAATGAACGGGCGCGGGCATTGGACGAGGACACCCTGACCCGCCGCCGCCGCGTACTCGGTGACGACCACCCCGACACCCTCACCTCAGCCAGCAACCTCGCCGCCGACCTGCGTTTGCTGGGAGAGCACGAGCAGGCGCGGGCATTGGACGAGGACACCCTGACCCGCCGCCGCCGCGTACTCGGTGACGACCACCCCGACACCCTCACCTCAGCCAACAACCTCGCCGAAGACCTCCGAGTCCTGAACGAGGACACGCCGGCGTAG
- a CDS encoding Beta-galactosidase C-terminal domain translates to MRRSDGHRGYLFVVNHGTHDIEYAVTGQELVTGDAVDGLLRVPAGAVRVVREAVR, encoded by the coding sequence GTGCGCCGCAGCGACGGCCACCGCGGCTACCTGTTCGTCGTCAACCACGGCACCCATGACATCGAGTACGCGGTCACCGGCCAGGAACTGGTGACCGGCGACGCCGTGGACGGCCTGCTGCGGGTGCCGGCCGGCGCGGTCCGGGTGGTCCGGGAGGCGGTCCGATGA
- a CDS encoding ABC transporter substrate-binding protein, with the protein MKPTIRSVSVLLASTLALVACSSGGDDSASGGTAAGACAPSSGPVTLTFTSWIPGIEDVVKVWNAKNPNIQVTVQTGPNGNGGTYQNFFNQLKAGNAPDLGQIEYDTLPSFRVQDGLANLASCDIVTGAKDKFVDWTWNQVTFGEQNSVYAVPRTPARWRCSTAPTCSRSTASRSPPRGRSTPRRRRRSRPPAGTSPTSRRAT; encoded by the coding sequence ATGAAACCCACGATCCGCTCGGTCAGCGTCCTGCTGGCCTCGACACTTGCCCTGGTCGCCTGCTCATCCGGCGGGGACGACTCCGCCTCCGGCGGCACCGCCGCGGGCGCCTGCGCGCCGTCCAGCGGCCCGGTCACGCTGACGTTCACCTCCTGGATCCCCGGCATCGAGGACGTGGTGAAGGTCTGGAACGCCAAGAACCCCAACATCCAGGTCACGGTGCAGACCGGCCCGAACGGCAACGGCGGCACGTACCAGAACTTCTTCAACCAGCTCAAGGCCGGCAACGCCCCCGACCTCGGCCAGATCGAGTACGACACGCTGCCGAGCTTCCGGGTCCAGGACGGCCTGGCGAACCTCGCCTCCTGCGACATCGTCACCGGCGCCAAGGACAAGTTCGTCGACTGGACCTGGAACCAGGTCACCTTCGGCGAGCAGAACTCCGTCTACGCCGTGCCCAGGACGCCGGCCCGATGGCGCTGTTCTACCGCGCCGACCTGTTCGAGAAGCACGGCATCGCGGTCCCCACCACGTGGGCGGAGTACGCCGCGGCGGCGGAGAAGGTCAAGGCCGCCGGCGGGTACATCACCAACTTCTCGCAGAGCGACGTGA
- a CDS encoding MBL fold metallo-hydrolase, whose protein sequence is MAGEPTEPVPLVDEGLGNSAYLLDLGDGRALAVDPPRDLRALRAAADRRGLRVAYAADTHLHADFLSAARQLSYEDGATVLAAAAGRRQFDHHGLADGDEIGLGGLTLRALATPGHTDEHLCYLILDGTAPVGVFTGGSLIVGSAARTDLLGPDRADELAHAQYASVRRLATLPDATAVWPTHGAGSFCSTAAGARRTTTIGTEKATNPLLAAPDADTFTALLRAGLGSYPAYFDRLAEVNRRGPELDTRPPVLAALDAGQVRKLLAYGAVLVDVRPTADVAAGHIPGAVAIALRPSFATWLGWVVDPGVPIVVVRNPDQDPGGILWPALNVGYDTVVGELAGGVPAWTAAGGHVATTPLVRPEEVTGTVLDVRQDSEYAEGHLPGAVHIELGDLPDRASDVEDAPTVVMCGHGERAMTAATLLRRAGHSQVAVMVGSYLEHDG, encoded by the coding sequence GTGGCGGGCGAGCCGACCGAGCCGGTCCCGTTGGTCGACGAGGGCCTGGGCAACAGCGCCTACCTGCTCGACCTCGGCGACGGGCGGGCGCTGGCCGTCGACCCGCCCCGGGACCTGCGGGCGCTGCGGGCCGCCGCGGACCGGCGCGGGCTGCGCGTGGCGTACGCGGCGGACACCCACCTGCACGCCGACTTCCTGTCCGCGGCCCGGCAATTGTCCTATGAGGATGGTGCGACGGTGTTGGCCGCGGCGGCCGGCCGGCGCCAGTTCGACCACCACGGCCTGGCCGACGGCGACGAGATCGGCCTCGGCGGGCTCACCCTGCGCGCCCTCGCCACGCCCGGCCACACCGACGAGCACCTGTGCTACCTGATCCTGGACGGGACGGCACCCGTGGGCGTGTTCACCGGCGGTTCGCTTATCGTCGGCTCCGCCGCCCGCACCGACCTGCTCGGCCCGGACCGCGCCGACGAGCTGGCCCACGCCCAGTACGCCTCGGTGCGCCGGCTCGCGACGCTGCCGGACGCCACCGCGGTGTGGCCCACCCACGGCGCCGGCTCGTTCTGCTCCACCGCCGCCGGGGCGCGGCGCACCACGACGATCGGCACCGAGAAGGCCACCAACCCGCTGCTGGCCGCCCCCGACGCGGACACCTTCACCGCCCTGCTGCGCGCCGGCCTCGGCTCGTACCCGGCGTACTTCGACCGGCTGGCCGAGGTCAACCGGCGCGGCCCCGAGCTGGACACCCGCCCGCCGGTCCTGGCCGCCCTCGACGCCGGCCAGGTGCGCAAGCTGCTGGCGTACGGCGCCGTCCTGGTCGACGTGCGGCCGACCGCCGACGTCGCCGCCGGGCACATTCCCGGCGCGGTCGCGATCGCGCTGCGCCCGTCGTTCGCCACCTGGCTCGGCTGGGTCGTCGACCCCGGCGTCCCGATAGTCGTCGTGCGCAACCCCGACCAGGACCCCGGCGGTATCCTGTGGCCCGCGCTGAACGTCGGCTACGACACCGTCGTCGGCGAACTGGCCGGCGGCGTCCCGGCCTGGACCGCGGCCGGCGGACACGTGGCCACGACTCCGCTGGTACGCCCCGAGGAGGTAACCGGCACCGTCTTGGACGTACGCCAGGACAGCGAGTACGCGGAGGGCCACCTGCCCGGCGCCGTCCACATCGAACTCGGCGACCTGCCGGACCGGGCGTCCGATGTGGAGGATGCGCCGACGGTGGTGATGTGCGGGCACGGCGAGCGCGCGATGACCGCCGCCACCCTGCTGCGCCGCGCCGGCCATAGCCAGGTCGCGGTGATGGTGGGCAGCTACCTTGAACACGACGGGTGA
- a CDS encoding LLM class flavin-dependent oxidoreductase, producing the protein MTAGRPRVDLFLLAGQFPGADHAATLRHAVDYAIAAEAAGLDGVWLAEHHFISYGVCPSAVALAGYLLGRTTRLRVGTAAAILSNRHPVALAEEAALLDAVSGGRFDLGVARGGPWVDLEVFGTGLDRFASGFPESLDLLLDALSGRETVAADGPRFRFRPVPVVPRPVRAMPVWVAATSPSTVDLAARRGLPLLLGMHQDDAAKADTLRRYAEAAAPGAVGHASAHLVHVAGTAAQAYAELRATLPGWLARTREYVRVDGSPPAHRDLDAYVEHLLAIHPIGPPERCVQRLAGTLAATGVRHVLLVVEGAGPDRVLEVIERIGADVLPRLE; encoded by the coding sequence ATGACGGCTGGCCGGCCGCGGGTCGACCTCTTCCTGCTCGCGGGGCAGTTTCCCGGCGCCGACCACGCGGCGACGCTGCGGCACGCCGTCGACTACGCGATCGCCGCCGAGGCCGCCGGGCTCGACGGCGTGTGGCTGGCCGAGCACCACTTCATCTCGTACGGCGTGTGCCCGTCCGCGGTGGCGCTGGCCGGGTACCTGCTCGGGCGCACCACCCGGCTGCGGGTCGGCACCGCGGCGGCCATCCTGTCCAACCGCCACCCGGTGGCCCTCGCCGAGGAGGCGGCGCTGCTCGACGCGGTCAGCGGGGGCCGGTTCGACCTCGGCGTGGCGCGCGGCGGGCCGTGGGTCGACCTGGAGGTCTTCGGCACCGGCCTGGACCGGTTCGCCAGCGGCTTTCCCGAGTCGCTGGACCTGCTGCTGGACGCACTGTCCGGTCGGGAGACCGTGGCCGCGGACGGCCCGCGCTTCCGGTTCCGGCCGGTGCCCGTCGTGCCCCGGCCGGTCCGGGCCATGCCCGTGTGGGTGGCCGCCACCTCACCGTCCACCGTGGACCTCGCCGCCCGGCGCGGGCTGCCGCTGCTGCTCGGCATGCACCAGGACGACGCCGCCAAGGCCGACACCCTGCGCCGGTACGCGGAAGCCGCCGCTCCCGGCGCGGTCGGGCACGCCTCGGCGCACCTGGTCCACGTCGCCGGCACCGCCGCCCAGGCGTACGCCGAGCTGCGCGCGACCCTGCCGGGCTGGCTGGCCCGCACCCGCGAGTACGTCCGCGTGGACGGCAGCCCGCCCGCGCACCGCGACCTCGACGCGTACGTCGAGCACCTGCTCGCGATCCACCCGATCGGGCCGCCCGAGCGGTGCGTCCAGCGGCTGGCCGGCACGCTCGCCGCCACCGGCGTCCGGCACGTGCTGCTGGTGGTCGAGGGCGCCGGCCCGGACCGCGTCCTGGAAGTGATCGAACGGATCGGCGCCGACGTGCTCCCGCGGCTGGAATAG
- a CDS encoding LacI family DNA-binding transcriptional regulator: MHDVAAAAGVSRGTVSRVLNGGYVSATARAAIEAAIAQVGYVPNTAARNLVTQRSQAVGFLVLEPHSLLLEDPNIGAIMLGANAVLSDADYQMVNLVIDSARDTERITKYLSGGFVDGAVIVSARAHDPITQLVADLGLPATFVGHPPDLEQGIPFVGIDNVGSARAITERLAGTGRRRIGMIAAAVDRDSGADRLTGFRQALGDRFDPDLVAEVAFYHYADGMDGMRALLQREPGIDGVFAASDAVAAGAMQALREAGRAVPADVGIVGFDDSPWAQRTAPALSTVHQPAKEIGARAADLVLRQLAGKSVETAGVFLPTPSSGAPPPDRAGPDPPSLARRPWPDVDQGLPRRSRAYGRAWISFPRPFALDRRRSP; this comes from the coding sequence GTGCATGACGTCGCGGCCGCCGCGGGCGTATCCCGCGGCACCGTCAGCCGGGTCCTCAACGGCGGGTACGTCTCCGCCACCGCCCGCGCCGCCATCGAGGCCGCCATCGCGCAGGTCGGCTACGTGCCCAACACCGCCGCGCGCAACCTGGTCACGCAGCGGTCCCAGGCCGTCGGCTTCCTCGTGCTCGAGCCACACAGCCTGCTGCTGGAGGACCCCAACATCGGCGCCATCATGCTCGGCGCCAACGCCGTGCTGTCCGATGCCGACTACCAGATGGTCAACCTGGTCATCGACTCCGCCCGGGACACCGAGCGGATCACCAAGTACCTCAGCGGCGGCTTCGTCGACGGTGCCGTCATCGTGTCGGCCCGGGCGCACGACCCGATCACCCAGCTGGTGGCCGACCTCGGGCTGCCCGCCACGTTCGTCGGCCACCCGCCCGACCTGGAGCAGGGCATCCCGTTCGTCGGGATCGACAACGTCGGCTCCGCGCGGGCAATCACCGAGCGGCTGGCCGGCACCGGGCGCCGGCGGATCGGCATGATCGCCGCGGCCGTGGACCGCGATTCCGGCGCTGACCGGCTCACCGGCTTCCGGCAGGCGCTCGGCGACCGCTTCGACCCCGACCTGGTGGCCGAGGTCGCCTTCTACCACTACGCGGACGGCATGGACGGCATGCGCGCCCTGCTCCAGCGCGAGCCCGGCATCGACGGCGTCTTCGCCGCGTCGGACGCGGTCGCCGCGGGCGCCATGCAGGCGCTGCGCGAGGCCGGCCGCGCCGTCCCCGCCGACGTGGGCATCGTCGGTTTCGACGACAGCCCGTGGGCCCAGCGCACGGCGCCCGCCCTGTCCACCGTGCACCAACCGGCCAAGGAGATCGGCGCCCGCGCCGCCGACCTGGTGCTGCGCCAACTGGCCGGCAAGTCCGTCGAGACCGCCGGCGTCTTCCTACCCACCCCATCGTCTGGCGCGCCTCCGCCTGACCGCGCTGGCCCTGACCCGCCGTCCCTGGCCCGCCGTCCCTGGCCCGACGTCGATCAAGGACTTCCGCGTCGATCAAGGGCATATGGTCGTGCTTGGATCTCTTTTCCACGACCATTCGCCCTTGATCGACGCCGAAGTCCTTGA
- a CDS encoding NAD(P)/FAD-dependent oxidoreductase gives MDEMYDVVVVGGGAAGLSGAVALARARRSVLVVDAGQPRNAPAGHVHNYLAREGTPPADLLAAGRAEVTGYGGTVVTGRVEAATKEDGGFAVTLDGGRTVRARRLLVATGLVDELPGVPGLAQRFGRDVLHCPYCHGWEVRDRRIGVLATGPLAAHQAELWRQWSPHMTLLGHDAAPPDAEAAERLAARGIAVVPGPVAGLTVVDDTLTGVRLASGETVELDAVVVAPRFTARSGVLESLGIKPVDVEMGGHVVGSQVPADPTGATTVPGVWVAGNVADVRAQVVVSAAAGLGAGAAINADLVAEDTRIAVDAYRRR, from the coding sequence ATGGATGAGATGTATGACGTGGTGGTGGTCGGTGGGGGCGCGGCCGGGCTGAGCGGCGCCGTGGCGTTGGCGCGGGCGCGCCGGTCGGTGCTGGTGGTCGACGCCGGGCAGCCGCGCAACGCTCCGGCCGGCCACGTGCACAACTACCTGGCCCGGGAAGGCACGCCGCCGGCCGACCTGCTGGCCGCCGGCCGCGCCGAGGTGACCGGCTACGGCGGCACGGTCGTCACCGGGCGGGTCGAGGCCGCCACCAAGGAGGACGGTGGGTTCGCCGTGACGCTGGACGGTGGCCGCACGGTCCGGGCGCGGCGCCTGCTGGTGGCCACCGGCCTGGTCGACGAGCTGCCCGGCGTACCCGGGCTGGCGCAGCGGTTCGGCCGGGATGTGCTGCACTGCCCGTACTGCCACGGGTGGGAGGTCCGCGACCGCCGGATCGGCGTGCTGGCCACCGGGCCGCTGGCCGCGCACCAGGCCGAGCTGTGGCGGCAGTGGAGCCCGCACATGACCCTGCTGGGGCACGACGCGGCGCCGCCGGACGCCGAGGCGGCCGAGCGGCTGGCGGCCCGCGGGATCGCCGTCGTGCCCGGCCCGGTCGCCGGCCTCACGGTCGTCGACGACACCCTTACCGGGGTACGACTTGCGTCCGGCGAGACGGTCGAGCTGGACGCGGTGGTCGTGGCCCCGCGGTTCACCGCCCGCTCGGGCGTGCTGGAGTCGCTCGGGATCAAGCCGGTCGACGTGGAGATGGGTGGGCACGTGGTCGGCAGCCAGGTCCCCGCCGACCCGACCGGGGCCACCACCGTGCCCGGCGTGTGGGTGGCCGGCAACGTCGCCGACGTACGCGCCCAGGTGGTCGTGTCCGCGGCGGCGGGCCTCGGTGCCGGCGCGGCGATCAACGCCGACCTCGTCGCCGAGGACACCCGGATCGCCGTCGACGCGTACCGCCGGCGATGA
- a CDS encoding carbohydrate ABC transporter permease: MFTRSAAMVVMGVCAVYTLLPVWWLIVAATKNRAQFTGTSPLWFANFALVDNVRELLTYRDGVFLRWMANSVAYTGGAALFGTLLAAMCGYALSKYRFPGREALFNVVLGGVLVPATALALPLFLIFSYVGATNTFWSVFLPSLVNPFGVYLAQIYASASVPDELLEAARIDGAGEVRTFFTVGSRLMFPGLVTIFLFHFVAVWNSFLLPLIMLGNERLFPVTLGLYTWNTQVNQLPELRGLVLVGALLSIAPLVIAFLLLERFWRNGLATGAVK, translated from the coding sequence GTGTTCACCCGGTCCGCGGCCATGGTGGTCATGGGGGTCTGCGCGGTCTACACCCTGCTGCCGGTGTGGTGGCTGATCGTCGCGGCGACCAAGAACCGGGCCCAGTTCACCGGCACCAGTCCCCTGTGGTTCGCCAACTTCGCGCTCGTCGACAACGTCCGCGAGCTGCTGACGTACCGCGACGGCGTGTTCCTGCGGTGGATGGCCAACAGCGTGGCCTACACCGGCGGCGCCGCCCTGTTCGGCACCCTGCTCGCGGCCATGTGCGGGTACGCGCTGTCGAAGTACCGCTTCCCCGGCCGGGAGGCGCTGTTCAACGTCGTACTCGGCGGCGTGCTCGTGCCGGCCACGGCGCTGGCCCTGCCGCTGTTCCTCATCTTCAGCTACGTCGGCGCGACCAACACGTTCTGGTCGGTGTTCCTGCCCAGCCTGGTCAACCCGTTCGGGGTCTACCTCGCGCAGATCTACGCCAGCGCCAGCGTGCCGGACGAACTGCTGGAGGCCGCGCGCATCGACGGCGCCGGCGAGGTGCGCACGTTCTTCACCGTCGGCAGCCGGCTGATGTTTCCGGGCCTCGTCACGATCTTCCTGTTCCACTTCGTCGCCGTCTGGAACAGCTTCCTGCTGCCACTGATCATGCTCGGCAACGAGCGGCTCTTCCCGGTCACCCTCGGCCTCTACACCTGGAACACGCAGGTCAACCAGCTCCCCGAGCTGCGCGGCCTGGTGCTCGTCGGCGCGCTGCTGTCCATCGCGCCCCTCGTCATCGCCTTCCTGCTGTTGGAGCGCTTCTGGCGCAACGGCCTCGCCACCGGGGCCGTGAAGTAG
- a CDS encoding helix-turn-helix domain-containing protein, producing MANDEAALASVGPHLRTLRQRRGLTLTQLAEASGISVSTLSRLESGGRKPTLELLLPLARAYQVTLDELVDAPDTGDPRVHARPIVRHGSTFLPLTRRPGGVRAYKQILPPHKGADPEPQTHEGYEWLYVLSGRVRLVLGAHDMILTPGEVAEFDTRIPHRVVNPDPVPAEILNLFGPQGERMHVRARPAKG from the coding sequence ATGGCAAACGACGAGGCGGCCCTGGCTTCCGTCGGCCCGCACCTGCGGACCCTGCGGCAGCGCCGTGGCCTGACGCTCACCCAGCTCGCCGAGGCCAGCGGCATCTCGGTCAGCACGCTGTCCCGGCTGGAGTCCGGCGGGCGCAAGCCGACCCTGGAGCTGCTGCTGCCGCTGGCCCGGGCGTACCAGGTCACGCTCGACGAACTGGTGGACGCCCCGGACACCGGCGACCCGCGCGTGCACGCCCGGCCGATCGTGCGGCACGGCAGCACGTTCCTGCCGCTGACCCGCCGGCCGGGCGGCGTGCGGGCGTACAAGCAGATCCTCCCGCCGCACAAGGGCGCCGACCCGGAGCCGCAGACCCACGAGGGGTACGAGTGGCTCTACGTGCTGTCCGGCCGGGTGCGCCTGGTGCTCGGCGCGCACGACATGATCCTGACCCCGGGCGAGGTGGCCGAGTTCGACACGCGGATCCCGCACCGCGTGGTGAACCCGGACCCGGTGCCGGCGGAGATCCTCAACCTGTTCGGCCCGCAGGGCGAGCGCATGCACGTACGCGCCCGCCCTGCCAAGGGCTAG
- a CDS encoding maleylpyruvate isomerase family mycothiol-dependent enzyme translates to MIDTEVGVAFVAEATALTGALRATPLAGLDRPTCCPPWTVKDEFAHTAVAISRTLEMLALPAPPGPPVTTAAYFVADRRFEPAVDAARVDSAQRFAADRSPGELIDWFEQQWHAVAAAVDGVPGGRLVTTRHGDPMRLTDFQITRVFELAVHGLDLADALGVPPWLTPEAAAVVEGLLLGPHAPRARRALDTDSAGLIRYATGRNPLTAPARDTLDRLDITWLTLAP, encoded by the coding sequence GTGATCGACACCGAGGTTGGCGTGGCGTTCGTTGCCGAGGCCACGGCGCTGACCGGTGCCCTGCGTGCGACACCGCTCGCCGGTCTGGACCGGCCCACCTGCTGTCCACCGTGGACCGTCAAGGACGAGTTCGCGCACACCGCCGTGGCCATCTCCCGGACCCTGGAGATGCTCGCCCTGCCGGCGCCGCCCGGCCCACCCGTCACCACCGCCGCCTACTTCGTCGCCGACCGGCGCTTCGAGCCGGCGGTGGACGCCGCGCGGGTCGACAGCGCCCAGCGGTTCGCCGCGGACCGGTCCCCCGGCGAGCTGATCGACTGGTTCGAGCAGCAGTGGCACGCGGTCGCCGCCGCGGTGGACGGCGTGCCGGGCGGCCGGCTCGTCACCACCCGCCACGGCGACCCGATGCGGCTCACCGACTTCCAGATCACCCGGGTCTTCGAGCTGGCCGTGCACGGTCTGGACCTCGCGGACGCGCTTGGCGTACCGCCGTGGCTGACGCCCGAGGCCGCCGCCGTCGTGGAGGGCCTGCTGCTCGGTCCGCACGCGCCGCGCGCCCGCCGGGCGCTGGACACGGACAGCGCCGGCCTGATCCGGTACGCCACCGGCCGCAACCCGCTGACCGCTCCCGCCCGCGACACCCTCGACCGCCTCGACATCACCTGGCTGACCCTCGCCCCGTAG
- a CDS encoding extracellular solute-binding protein, translating into MAVPTTWAEYAAAAEKVKAAGGYITNFSQSDVNQFAGLAWQAGGRWFSNDGTQWKVDFADAKTTEVANYWQDLLDRKLVSAVPPWTTEWDNAYNTGKAWTWVSAVWGANSIASGAPATKGKWAVAPMPQWTAGDKSAGNWGGSSTAVFKNSKHVYEAAQFALWLNSSDEALTLLNQKANLYPATKAGATLPALTSGVEFYGGQKIYEVFAEASAQVSPTFVWGPIMTKTYADAADGFKAAVSGQGTLADALKIAQSSTIEAMKSQAIPVAG; encoded by the coding sequence ATCGCGGTCCCCACCACGTGGGCGGAGTACGCCGCGGCGGCGGAGAAGGTCAAGGCCGCCGGCGGGTACATCACCAACTTCTCGCAGAGCGACGTGAACCAGTTCGCCGGGCTGGCCTGGCAGGCCGGCGGCCGCTGGTTCAGCAACGACGGTACACAGTGGAAGGTCGACTTCGCGGACGCGAAGACCACCGAGGTCGCCAACTACTGGCAGGACCTGCTCGACCGCAAGCTCGTCTCGGCCGTGCCGCCGTGGACCACCGAGTGGGACAACGCCTACAACACCGGCAAGGCGTGGACGTGGGTCTCCGCCGTCTGGGGCGCCAACTCGATCGCCAGCGGCGCGCCCGCCACCAAGGGCAAGTGGGCGGTGGCGCCGATGCCACAGTGGACCGCCGGCGACAAGTCCGCCGGCAACTGGGGCGGTTCGTCGACCGCTGTCTTCAAGAACTCCAAGCACGTGTACGAGGCGGCACAGTTCGCGCTGTGGCTCAACAGCTCCGACGAGGCGCTGACGCTGCTCAACCAGAAGGCGAACCTCTACCCGGCGACGAAGGCCGGCGCCACGCTGCCCGCGCTGACCAGCGGGGTGGAGTTCTACGGCGGCCAGAAGATCTACGAGGTCTTCGCCGAGGCGTCGGCGCAGGTGTCGCCCACGTTCGTCTGGGGCCCGATCATGACCAAGACGTACGCGGACGCCGCCGACGGCTTCAAGGCCGCCGTGTCCGGCCAGGGCACCCTCGCCGACGCTCTGAAGATCGCCCAGTCCTCCACCATCGAGGCCATGAAGTCCCAAGCCATCCCCGTCGCCGGCTAG
- a CDS encoding carbohydrate ABC transporter permease, producing MALLTALLLDSGLVKGGRFFRLAFFMPYAVPGVVASIMWGFLYSPNLSPFTALTQRVDLLSANYVLWAMANVVTWVYVGYNMIIIYSYLLAIPTEIYEAARLDGAGPVRVAWSIKIPLVAPALVLTTVFSIIGTLQLLAEPQVFRSFSSAVSSTYTPNLTVYSTSSIPNFHLAAAFSVVLALATFALSFTFLKITQRKGLR from the coding sequence GTGGCCCTGCTGACCGCCCTGCTGCTGGACTCCGGGCTGGTCAAGGGCGGACGCTTCTTCCGGCTGGCGTTCTTCATGCCGTACGCGGTGCCCGGCGTGGTCGCGTCGATCATGTGGGGCTTCCTCTACTCGCCGAACCTGTCCCCGTTCACGGCGCTGACCCAGCGCGTCGACCTGCTCTCGGCGAACTACGTGCTGTGGGCGATGGCGAACGTCGTGACCTGGGTCTACGTCGGCTACAACATGATCATTATCTACTCGTACCTGCTGGCGATCCCGACGGAGATCTACGAGGCGGCCCGGCTCGACGGCGCCGGACCGGTCCGGGTCGCCTGGTCCATCAAGATTCCGCTGGTGGCGCCGGCCCTGGTGCTGACCACCGTGTTCTCCATCATCGGCACGCTGCAACTGCTGGCCGAGCCGCAGGTGTTCCGCAGCTTCAGCTCCGCGGTGTCCAGCACGTACACGCCCAACCTGACGGTCTACTCGACGTCCTCGATCCCGAACTTCCACCTGGCCGCCGCCTTCTCGGTCGTGCTGGCCCTGGCGACGTTCGCCCTGTCGTTCACCTTCCTCAAGATCACGCAACGAAAGGGGTTGCGGTGA